Proteins encoded together in one Desulfobulbaceae bacterium window:
- the hybA gene encoding hydrogenase 2 operon protein HybA, whose amino-acid sequence MKRRDFLKGVAGGAVLTAVSSPIDASAEKKPRLDNALGILYDATLCIGCQVCMVACKKANDMPYVPGDTLETWEKPSELSSNTLNIIKKYEGGESQEKDVEDGFSFVKRHCMHCVDPACVSVCPVSALSKDPDTGVVTYNEKACIGCRYCQVACPFNIPKFQWESAFPKIVKCQLCSHLFKKNEISACCSQCPTGASLFGPVNDLMAEAKRRLQLQAGGYADFPLSDIRTGKTVNARVAAYNKEIYGESEVGGTQVIMLSGVSFTKLGLPELPDESYTGVAETIQHTLYKGLILPAVAFAGLAYVIKKNTKE is encoded by the coding sequence ATAAAGCGAAGAGATTTTTTAAAAGGCGTTGCTGGGGGCGCTGTTTTGACAGCTGTATCAAGCCCCATAGACGCCTCGGCAGAGAAAAAACCACGACTGGACAATGCCCTAGGTATTTTATATGACGCCACATTATGCATTGGTTGTCAGGTATGTATGGTTGCCTGCAAAAAAGCTAATGACATGCCTTACGTACCTGGTGACACGCTGGAAACCTGGGAAAAACCCTCTGAGTTATCCTCCAACACATTAAATATAATAAAAAAATATGAAGGTGGTGAGTCACAAGAAAAAGACGTCGAAGATGGTTTTTCCTTCGTTAAGCGTCATTGCATGCACTGTGTCGACCCGGCATGTGTCTCCGTCTGCCCGGTAAGTGCATTATCTAAAGACCCTGATACTGGCGTTGTTACCTATAACGAAAAAGCCTGTATCGGCTGTCGTTATTGCCAAGTTGCCTGTCCATTTAATATTCCTAAATTTCAATGGGAATCTGCCTTTCCCAAAATTGTCAAATGCCAGCTTTGCAGTCATTTATTTAAGAAAAATGAAATTTCAGCCTGTTGCTCACAATGCCCGACAGGGGCCTCTTTATTCGGACCGGTCAATGATTTAATGGCGGAAGCCAAAAGACGACTCCAGCTTCAAGCTGGCGGCTACGCTGACTTCCCCCTTAGTGATATTCGCACAGGTAAAACCGTAAATGCCCGCGTTGCAGCCTACAATAAAGAAATTTATGGTGAGTCAGAGGTCGGTGGCACACAGGTTATTATGCTCTCCGGCGTCAGCTTTACGAAACTGGGCTTGCCTGAGCTGCCAGACGAATCGTATACCGGGGTTGCCGAAACCATTCAACATACGCTTTATAAAGGCCTTATTCTCCCGGCAGTTGCTTTTGCTGGCCTAGCGTATGTTATCAAAAAGAATACGAAAGAGTGA
- the hybB gene encoding Ni/Fe-hydrogenase cytochrome b subunit: protein MSKAKPIGGGLFTAPFNIALIFIALAVYFLIKRFVFGIGAVTNLNDGYPWGIWITYDVVVGTAFACGGYAMAILVYLFNKGRYHPLVRPALLASVFGYSLAGVSVFIDIGRYWQMYNVFLPQHINTNSVMLEVALCIALYTVVLWIEFTPAFLEKFKNETSLKSLDKVLFIFIALGILLPTMHQSSLGSMMIAAGHKLSPLWWTPLLPLLFLISAILMGFSIVLFESSLATTGFRLASEKHILAKIAAIIPWVIIAYLVIRFIDIIARGKIGLIFAGDLNASMFILENLLLIAPLTMLFCSDCRSSAKKLFLASVLLLLSGAVYRFNCYLVGFDPGDGWQYFPSVPEILITFGIIAAEVAGYIWFVKRFPVLSVSENA, encoded by the coding sequence ATGAGTAAAGCAAAACCAATCGGTGGTGGCTTATTTACAGCACCTTTCAACATAGCACTCATTTTTATTGCGCTTGCTGTCTACTTCCTGATAAAGCGTTTTGTATTTGGCATTGGCGCTGTAACAAATTTAAACGATGGGTATCCGTGGGGTATCTGGATCACCTATGATGTCGTTGTTGGAACAGCTTTCGCTTGCGGCGGATACGCCATGGCGATACTGGTATATCTTTTCAACAAAGGCCGGTATCACCCGCTTGTACGACCAGCCTTACTGGCCAGCGTCTTTGGCTATTCTCTGGCCGGGGTCTCTGTTTTTATTGATATTGGCCGTTACTGGCAGATGTACAATGTATTTTTACCACAACATATTAATACAAACTCCGTCATGCTGGAAGTTGCCCTATGTATTGCCTTGTACACAGTTGTCCTCTGGATTGAGTTCACCCCAGCATTTCTTGAAAAGTTCAAAAATGAAACCAGCCTCAAATCCCTGGACAAGGTACTATTTATCTTTATAGCCCTTGGTATTTTATTGCCCACCATGCACCAGTCTTCTCTTGGTTCCATGATGATTGCTGCCGGCCATAAGTTGTCACCGCTCTGGTGGACTCCGTTACTGCCTCTTCTTTTTCTAATATCTGCAATTCTGATGGGCTTTTCCATTGTCTTGTTCGAATCCAGTCTGGCAACAACAGGGTTCCGACTCGCAAGTGAGAAACATATCCTGGCCAAAATTGCCGCCATCATACCCTGGGTGATTATTGCCTACCTGGTGATACGATTTATTGACATCATTGCCCGAGGAAAGATTGGGTTGATCTTTGCCGGTGATTTAAACGCCAGTATGTTCATTCTGGAAAACCTGTTGCTCATTGCGCCGCTTACTATGCTTTTTTGTTCGGATTGTCGAAGCAGTGCCAAAAAACTTTTTTTGGCATCAGTCCTTCTGCTGCTCTCAGGGGCAGTTTACCGATTCAACTGTTACCTCGTAGGCTTTGACCCGGGTGATGGCTGGCAGTATTTCCCTTCAGTTCCGGAAATTCTCATTACTTTTGGGATTATTGCTGCTGAAGTAGCGGGATATATCTGGTTTGTTAAGCGCTTTCCAGTGCTATCAGTTAGCGAAAACGCATAA